Proteins encoded within one genomic window of Rhodohalobacter sp. SW132:
- a CDS encoding protein-tyrosine-phosphatase: MNRELQIFIQEIETEISQIAEERKKVLDEISGYVREKVRKDEPAKLTFICTHNSRRSTMGQIWAASMAHHYGLKRVETFSGGTETTAFNPRAVAAVERAGFTVKNNDGKNPHYRVYFSEDAEPLECFSKTYDDPFNPQKEFAAVMTCSDADQNCPFIPGAEKRISVPYRDPKESDGTGKEKEIYDERCRQIATEMAYVMNRV, encoded by the coding sequence ATGAACCGGGAACTTCAAATCTTTATCCAGGAAATCGAAACCGAAATCTCTCAAATCGCTGAAGAGAGAAAAAAAGTGCTGGACGAGATTTCCGGTTATGTCCGAGAAAAAGTTAGGAAGGACGAACCTGCAAAACTGACGTTCATTTGCACACACAACAGTCGCCGCAGCACGATGGGTCAGATCTGGGCCGCTTCGATGGCGCACCATTACGGTTTAAAACGGGTGGAAACCTTTTCCGGAGGAACAGAAACCACGGCGTTCAATCCACGGGCGGTTGCTGCAGTGGAGCGGGCCGGATTTACGGTAAAAAATAATGACGGAAAGAATCCACATTATCGTGTCTATTTTTCGGAGGATGCTGAACCATTGGAGTGTTTTTCCAAAACCTACGATGATCCGTTCAACCCCCAAAAAGAGTTTGCTGCAGTGATGACCTGTTCTGATGCGGATCAAAACTGTCCGTTTATTCCCGGCGCAGAAAAACGGATATCGGTGCCCTACAGAGATCCAAAGGAATCGGATGGTACAGGTAAGGAGAAAGAGATTTATGATGAGCGTTGCCGACAGATTGCCACGGAGATGGCGTATGTGATGAACCGGGTGTGA